From Triticum urartu cultivar G1812 chromosome 2, Tu2.1, whole genome shotgun sequence, a single genomic window includes:
- the LOC125541807 gene encoding MLP-like protein 423, with translation MASKVELVVEVKSPAEKLWTAMRESTELFPKIFPEQYKSIETVEGDGKSAGTVRLIKYTEGVPMVTFAKEKVEVADDEKKVVSYSVVDGELVSFYKNFRVTVQVTDKGADGAGAVVNWTMDFDKASDEVPEPDVIKETAAKTFHDLDDYLLKN, from the exons ATGGCGTCCAAGGTCGAGCTGGTGGTGGAGGTGAAGTCGCCGGCGGAGAAGCTGTGGACGGCGATGCGCGAGTCGACGGAGCTGTTCCCCAAGATCTTCCCCGAGCAGTACAAGAGCATCGAGACCGTGGAGGGCGACGGCAAGTCCGCCGGCACCGTCCGCCTCATCAAGTACACCGAGG GGGTTCCGATGGTGACGTTCGCCAAGGAGAAGGTGGAGGTGGCGGACGACGAGAAGAAGGTGGTGTCGTACAGCGTGGTGGACGGCGAGCTGGTGAGCTTCTACAAGAACTTCAGGGTGACGGTGCAGGTGACCGACAAGGGCGCCGACGGCGCCGGCGCGGTGGTGAACTGGACCATGGACTTCGACAAGGCCAGCGACGAGGTGCCCGAGCCGGACGTCATCAAGGAGACCGCCGCCAAGACCTTCCACGACCTCGACGACTACCTCCTCAAGAACTAG